One genomic region from Siniperca chuatsi isolate FFG_IHB_CAS linkage group LG18, ASM2008510v1, whole genome shotgun sequence encodes:
- the zdhhc12b gene encoding palmitoyltransferase ZDHHC12-B isoform X1, protein MLYHARTMFKNVFGSGFLVRTAHVILTWVITLILFLHDTELRKQEETGQLVQPVLFVLLVLVSVLLYFAVSLMDPGFILSDDSDLQFTLGVTEEQQDMIPPSTKSLRQRRCGHCLLQQPMRSKHCQTCRHCVRRYDHHCPWIENCVGERNHRWFVLYLAVQLLVLLWGLHIAWTGFSYAPTWQLWLRSNGVLLAVAVLVALLLLIVLLLLGSHLYLVSLNTTTWEFMSRHRISYLKHCGADENPFDRGTFHNLWGFFCVWGTVVWEQVYFREGSDQV, encoded by the exons ATGCTCTACCATGCTAGGACcatgttcaaaaatgtttttggctcAGGGTTTCTGGTAAGAACAGCTCATGTGATTCTGACATGGGTCATAACGTTGATACTCTTCCTCCATGATACAG AGCtgaggaagcaggaggagacAGGCCAGCTCGTCCAGCCTGTGCTCTTCGTCTTGCTGGTGCTGGTGTCGGTTTTGCTCTATTTCGCTGTTTCTCTGATGGACCCGGGCTTCATCTTGTCTGATGACAGCGATTTACAG TTCACGCTGGGAGTGACTGAGGAGCAGCAGGACATGATCCCACCCAGCACCAAATCTCTGCGACAGCGCCGCTGTGGCCACTGCCTGCTGCAG CAGCCAATGAGATCAAAGCACTGCCAGACGTGTCGGCACTGTGTCCGGCGTTACGACCATCACTGCCCCTGGATTGAGAACTGTGTCGGTGAGAGGAACCACCGCTGGTTTGTGCTTTACCTGGCCGTccagctgctggtgctgctgtggGGGCTGCACATTGCCTG GACGGGTTTCAGTTATGCGCCCACCTGGCAGCTGTGGCTGCGTTCCAACGGCGTGCTGCTGGCCGTGGCCGTGCTGGTGGCTCTGCTCTTGCTGATTGTGCTGCTCCTGCTCGGCTCCCACCTCTACCTGGTTTCTCTCAACACCACCACTTGGGAGTTCATGTCGCGCCACCGCATCTCCTACCTAAAACACTGCGGCGCCGACGAAAACCCCTTCGACCGCGGCACCTTCCACAACCTTTGGGGTTTCTTCTGCGTGTGGGGCACGGTGGTGTGGGAACAGGTGTACTTCAGGGAGGGCAGCGACCAAGTCTAG
- the zdhhc12b gene encoding palmitoyltransferase ZDHHC12-B isoform X2 — protein sequence MLYHARTMFKNVFGSGFLVRTAHVILTWVITLILFLHDTELRKQEETGQLVQPVLFVLLVLVSVLLYFAVSLMDPGFILSDDSDLQQPMRSKHCQTCRHCVRRYDHHCPWIENCVGERNHRWFVLYLAVQLLVLLWGLHIAWTGFSYAPTWQLWLRSNGVLLAVAVLVALLLLIVLLLLGSHLYLVSLNTTTWEFMSRHRISYLKHCGADENPFDRGTFHNLWGFFCVWGTVVWEQVYFREGSDQV from the exons ATGCTCTACCATGCTAGGACcatgttcaaaaatgtttttggctcAGGGTTTCTGGTAAGAACAGCTCATGTGATTCTGACATGGGTCATAACGTTGATACTCTTCCTCCATGATACAG AGCtgaggaagcaggaggagacAGGCCAGCTCGTCCAGCCTGTGCTCTTCGTCTTGCTGGTGCTGGTGTCGGTTTTGCTCTATTTCGCTGTTTCTCTGATGGACCCGGGCTTCATCTTGTCTGATGACAGCGATTTACAG CAGCCAATGAGATCAAAGCACTGCCAGACGTGTCGGCACTGTGTCCGGCGTTACGACCATCACTGCCCCTGGATTGAGAACTGTGTCGGTGAGAGGAACCACCGCTGGTTTGTGCTTTACCTGGCCGTccagctgctggtgctgctgtggGGGCTGCACATTGCCTG GACGGGTTTCAGTTATGCGCCCACCTGGCAGCTGTGGCTGCGTTCCAACGGCGTGCTGCTGGCCGTGGCCGTGCTGGTGGCTCTGCTCTTGCTGATTGTGCTGCTCCTGCTCGGCTCCCACCTCTACCTGGTTTCTCTCAACACCACCACTTGGGAGTTCATGTCGCGCCACCGCATCTCCTACCTAAAACACTGCGGCGCCGACGAAAACCCCTTCGACCGCGGCACCTTCCACAACCTTTGGGGTTTCTTCTGCGTGTGGGGCACGGTGGTGTGGGAACAGGTGTACTTCAGGGAGGGCAGCGACCAAGTCTAG